The segment CAATCATTTCCATTTATCATTTACTTTAATGATGGTCGTTCTTGCAAGTTTAACCGAATATCTGCAAATTTCACGGCAAACGGGCAATGGCGACAGAAATCGTGGGTAAATTTTCGCAGCATATCCTTTCTTTTTATTGATGCAAGCAAGGTTTCGAGGCGCTCATCCGCTATGTTTCCGAAACTGTACTTTTGATAATAGTCATGGCAACATAGATACAAATTGCCGGCCACTCCAATATAAAGGTTTTCAAAGTATCTGGCGGTGCACCAAACTTCGTCGCTGCCATGATCGACGGGCGGCCCGGCGATGTGATCGAGCATGCCAGCTCGGTTCATGACTCCTTGAAAAACAATTTTGACTGGGTAATCTTTCCAGAATTCTTTCATGCGGTTGAAATTATTGAGGTGAATGGCATCGCTTTTACCGTGAACGATGATGGCCATAGGAGGACCTTTTTCCCCTTGGTTTTTAAAAAGACGCGCTAAATTCTCCCGTATTT is part of the Candidatus Aminicenantes bacterium genome and harbors:
- a CDS encoding SPASM domain-containing protein, producing the protein MGLFEAILKDISAAIPKSRLKTVSFAAYNEPTLDPFFKDRLRMLGRYGFDYWFITNGSRITSDLVDFLSREKPLITNFHINLPAIDPDEYRQATSAPAADINQIRENLARLFKNQGEKGPPMAIIVHGKSDAIHLNNFNRMKEFWKDYPVKIVFQGVMNRAGMLDHIAGPPVDHGSDEVWCTARYFENLYIGVAGNLYLCCHDYYQKYSFGNIADERLETLLASIKRKDMLRKFTHDFCRHCPFAVKFADIRLNLQERPSLK